In Aspergillus fumigatus Af293 chromosome 4, whole genome shotgun sequence, one genomic interval encodes:
- a CDS encoding ribokinase, translating into MSSNTAHICVVGSLNIDFAVSTSRCPGPGETLTANSLSVTAGGKGANQAVACGRASHTSSDASKVTVSMIGAVGADDVYYATLIRPTLEDSGVDTKYVEEKTDSRTGSATIIVEDSAHGENRILVVPGANHAGMDDVSKILATIQSYPQAPALIVLQGEIPRHTTLDLMRHFNQPGNQTHMLFNPAPVFADGVPVDALSNTSVLVMNETEAVQMQASISPESAISTQTTDELKPEDLASQFHALANVRIVLITLGAKGVFFSTRTGRKGFVAGVRVQKVVDTTAAGDTFVGYFAAAFAEFIATSAPLEEFDKTIEQAVRRANCAAALCVQRPGAMQSIPTASEVDGLDSR; encoded by the coding sequence ATGTCTTCCAACACGGCCCACATTTGCGTTGTCGGTTCGCTGAATATCGACTTTGCGGTATCAACATCCCGGTGTCCCGGGCCAGGGGAGACCTTGACGGCCAATTCCCTCTCCGTGACGGCCGGCGGGAAGGGTGCGAACCAGGCCGTTGCATGCGGTCGAGCGTCACACACCTCCAGTGACGCCTCAAAAGTCACTGTGAGCATGATTGGCGCGGTGGGCGCCGACGACGTTTACTACGCAACGCTGATCCGACCGACGCTAGAGGATTCCGGTGTAGATACAAAGTatgttgaagagaagacaGACAGCCGCACTGGATCAGCGACAATCATCGTCGAGGATTCAGCGCACGGCGAAAACAGGATCCTGGTGGTGCCGGGGGCCAATCATGCCGGGATGGATGATGTGTCCAAGATCCTCGCCACGATCCAATCCTACCCTCAGGCCCCGGCTTTGATTGTTCTACAAGGGGAGATCCCCAGACACACGACTCTGGACTTGATGAGGCATTTCAACCAGCCAGGGAACCAGACACATATGCTGTTTAATCCCGCCCCGGTCTTCGCAGATGGCGTCCCGGTTGACGCGCTCTCCAACACCTCTGTTCTGGTCATGAACGAGACCGAAGCGGTCCAGATGCAGGCATCCATCTCACCCGAGTCAGCAATCAGCACGCAGACGACAGACGAATTGAAGCCGGAAGACTTGGCGAGTCAGTTCCATGCTCTCGCCAACGTCAGGATTGTCCTCATTACTCTTGGGGCGAAGGGCGTGTTCTTCTCGACTCGCACCGGCAGAAAGGGCTTCGTCGCTGGAGTCCGCGTACAGAAAGTGGTTGACACGACGGCTGCTGGCGACACCTTTGTTGGGTATTTCGCGGCGGCATTTGCCGAATTTATCGCAACATCGGCACCCCTGGAAGAATTCGACAAGACGATTGAGCAGGCTGTCCGACGGGCAAATTGTGCTGCGGCGTTATGTGTGCAGCGGCCGGGTGCGATGCAGAGTATTCCCACGGCGTCAGAAGTCGATGGTCTAGACAGTCGGTAA
- a CDS encoding sugar porter family MFS transporter, with protein sequence MSRRSSSDLEAPVSQQAGYAEHRQMEKKSMWQSLRENPKVLFIAFFASFGGFEYGYQQGVLGQSLVMTRFTENFPSVVHSSAATGWLTSVLQLGGIVGSLSAGIFGEIFSRKYTMFAACCWVILGSYLYVGASAGMASLLYAGRFFTGLGVGLFSGVGPLYNAELAAPEMRGLLVSFYQFATILGIMISFWVGYGSNYIGGTGETQSDLAWRLPSIIQGIPAFALACGIWFMPFSPRWLVKVGRDQEAQSTLAWMRKLPIEHDLVQMEYLEIKAEALFEKRAFPNTAEKGILKNQWAQYANCFSTMDNFKRVCTAWLVMFFQQWSGIDAIIYYASNVFVSLGLTGGTIALLATGVTGVVFLVSTVPAMLIIDRVGRKPMLLVGSVVMFLSMVIVGVIVAKFQHDWPSHVAAGWTAVALIWLYIAGFGATWGPVSWTLISEIFPLSIRAKGASIGASSNWINNFAIAFFVPPMLKSWQWGTYIFFAVFLLVGIFWVQFYLPETKNASLEEMDRVFNSHTGERDAQLLREAQRDVGLTALLARVEGGNDMSKEPIPEEKFVETV encoded by the exons ATGAGTCGTCGTTCATCTTCTGATCTGGAGGCCCCTGTCTCCCAGCAAGCAGGCTATGCGGAACATCGCCAAATGGAGAAGAAATCCATGTGGCAGTCGCTGCGGGAGAACCCCAAGGTTCTGTTCATCGCCTTCTTTGCCTC GTTTGGTGGATTCGAGTATGGATACCAACAAGGAGTGCTCGGGCAATCGTTGGTGATGACGCGGTTTACCGAAAACTTCCCATCGGTCGTTCACTCCTCTGCGGCTACCGGATGGCTTACCTCCGTTCTTCAGCTGGGTGGTATTGTGGGATCGCTATCTGCGGGCATCTTCGGCGAGATCTTTTCGAGAAAGTACACCATGTTTGCGGCATGCTGCTGGGTCATCCTTGGAAGTTATCTGTACGTCGGTGCTTCGGCAGGAATGGCCTCGCTCCTGTACGCTGGACGATTCTTTACCGGTCTGGGAGTCGGTCTTTTCAGCGGTGTTGGCCCCTTGTACAATGCCGAACTGGCTGCTCCGGAGATGCGCGGTCTCCTGGTATCCTTCTATCAATTCGCAACCATCCTGGGGATCATGATTTCCTTCTGGGTGGGCTATGGCAGTAATTACATTGGTGGCACTGGTGAAACGCAATCCGATCTGGCATGGCGTCTGCCCTCCATCATTCAGGGAATCCCGGCTTTTGCACTGGCCTGCGGGATCTGGTTTATGCCCTTCTCGCCTCGGTGGCTGGTCAAAGTCGGACGAGACCAGGAGGCTCAGTCCACGCTcgcctggatgaggaaaTTGCCGATCGAACATGATCTTGTCCAGATGGAATATCTCGAGATCAAAGCCGAAGCCTTGTTTGAGAAGAGAGCCTTCCCCAACACGGCGGAAAAGGGAATCCTGAAGAACCAATGGGCGCAGTATGCCAACTGCTTCTCCACCATGGACAACTTCAAGCGGGTTTGCACCGCCTGGCTGGTGATGTTCTTCCAGCAGTGGAGTGGAATTGATGCCA TCATCTATTATGCGTCCAACGTCTTTGTCAGTCTCGGTCTGACTGGCGGCACAATTGCTCTCCTGGCGACTGGTGTCACTGGAGTTGTGTTCCTCGTGAGCACCGTACCAGCTATG TTGATCATTGACCGGGTTGGTCGGAAGCCCATGTTGCTGGTCGGCTCAGTGGTAATGTTCCTAAGTATGGTGATTGTCGGCGTGATTGTTGCCAAGTTCCAACACGACTGGCCGTCCCATGTAGCAGCCGGATGGACCGCAGTTG CACTGATCTGGCTCTACATCGCCGGCTTTGGCGCTACCTGGGGCCCAGTGTCCTGGACGCTCATTTCTGAAATCTTCCCTCTCTCGATTCGAGCAAAGGGAGCTTCCATCGGAGCCTCCAGCAACTGGATCAACAACTTTGCCATTGCCTTTTTCGTCCCCCCGATGCTGAAGTCATGGCAATGGGGTACCTACATCTTCTTTGCCGTCTTCCTTCTGGTTGGCATTTTCTGGGTCCAATTCTACCTCCCGGAGACCAAGAACGCGTCCTTGGAGGAAATGGACCGGGTGTTCAACAGTCATACTGGCGAGCGCGACGCTCAGCTCCTTCGTGAAGCCCAACGCGATGTGGGGTTGACGGCACTGCTGGCCAGGGTAGAGGGAGGCAACGATATGTCCAAAGAGCCGATTCCGGAAGAGAAATTTGTGGAGACTGTCTAG